Part of the Sorghum bicolor cultivar BTx623 chromosome 1, Sorghum_bicolor_NCBIv3, whole genome shotgun sequence genome, TGCCGATcaccggccccggccccggtcCCGACGCTTTCTTCCCCTTCCGCGCCTCCGCGCCATCAGCCAGCCCGGTCAAGTaccctgagcaaagaagagagagCAGAACGAGAGCTAGAATTGTTGGTTTCGTCGTCCTCATCGCCGTCACCGCCGGATGAGTTTTTTCCTCGACTGGATCGATGCTCAACTCGTCTTGTCGCTTGCGAGCTCAGTGCCTTGGTTGATGGATTATTATCATCTGTGATGTGATTCTGCAATGGCAGGCGCTGGAATTATATAGGTTCTGGCCGCGGACGCGATGAGCGTGGTAGTCGCCAGAGTGTTCTGGCCCGTGCCGGACCTCCACCTCATTGGGCACCGTAAAAGACGGTCCACGTGAGATACCCAATGCCGCGTCGCCACGTAGCTGGGTCGCGGTGCGATCAGTTTACTTCGATCAGGCCAGAACGTTCGGGGTCGTGATCTCCACGCTGGTGCGCTAGCCGCTAAGCGACGGGGctagtttttttgttttttcagcCAGGCTGGTTTTGGTACAGAATTGGCTAATGAAGTCCGGACATTTGGGCCACGGTGAACAAATCGATGGGCTGGGTGAGCAATTTTTTCACTGTGTtggattaggccttgtttagttatagaatttttttttgttttcgctactgtagcattttcgtttgtatttgacaaacattatttaatatggactaattaggcttaaaagatttgtctcgtaaattacagacaaactgtataattagtttttgttttcatttatatttaatgcttcatacatgcgtgcaaacattcgatgtgacagagaatcttgaaaaattttgagtttttttgGTGGAACAAAATAAGCCTTAAACGATCCTGGTTTTTGGTAATTAGCAGCAGCTCTACATTTTttatgtagtcggattcacatcaatccacatataTTGCGGTGGATTAGAGTAGAACTTAGACTAAACTACACCCAAATCCACCGCAACATATGTTGTGAATCTAATAACACCCAAACAAACAAGGTCGAAAACGGACAATTTACTGATACAATTCCTCGACTAGCATGTGTTTTGGTCCATTCCATTAGAATTCACACCTTTTGCGAGTTCTCACTTGCCGATTGACGTTGGTTATTACTTGTGCAGCTCGTTGCTTGTGGTGTCGCTGTGGCTACCTACAACGATGGGGCAACAGATTTCAGACACACTCCTGCGCCTGCTTGCTTAAAAGGAATCCCTATCACAGTAGTTCCCTGAGGAGTCAGAAACTCAGAATCATCAAGCGCTGATGTGTTTGAAGGCAATCCGACTTAATCATGAAGCGCTGATGAGTATACAGAGAAGCGCTGATgagtatatagagaagacttgtCTCTGTATTCAAGCTATAGCCTATAGGGCTTTGCGTTTGCAGTAACTATTGGGTACTGAATTTTCTCTTAGAATCAAATAAAGATTGCTAGTTGGATTCAACTGTATTTTATACTCAAAAGCATTGATGTCTTTCCTGTATTTTGCATTCGCCCTGCCCCTATGATGGTTTTTCTGGCACATAGACATAGTGCAAGGGAAATGTATAATTCAAATGATTTGCGCAAATTACATTCTGTGCCAGCACAATCCATAATTCAAAGGAACATGTGGCATTATCAGATTCAGTTTTTTTTAATAGTTCTAAGAGCATCCCTGTTCCGTCAGAAATTCAGAATGCATTCAGGACCAACTGTTAAGAGCATGGTACGTTAGTACGGCTTTGTACAGTTCCGGCTCTACTGTGCATGCAAGAACTGGAGCCGGTCGGGTGGCCGGAGCTCCAAATCAGTTTGCTGCAAAGTCCCCTGTGAGCCCTCAGCTCAGTTTCAGAGACTCAGTTTGAATGATATTTTACTTATAACTGCATTTGCTCACCCAACTACGTTTCAGAATGGCCTGTACTacattctcttttcttttttcttttcagtcAAAATTTTTCTCAGCAGTGTTttcctctcacaataaatcagtcaacAGTAATTTCAGCCTTAACTTTTCAGACCAGCTGGACAGGCCACAATAATAGGTGTCACAAAGAGAAAACTGTTACTATATATTTAAGAAAAATGTCTTTATAGATTTACACAAAATAAATGTTTTGCTTTGTGAAATTGTTATACTTCTTATGAAAATGGCTTATATAGCTTCAATAGAAAAATGTTCAACCTTCATAAAATATAAAAGTTCCACCTATTATTTTATTTACAATGCACTATATACTCATAAATACCATTATTATTTCTATTATTTTAAACCAATTTTGTACTATCCATTGACAGTGTCCTATGAAGAGGGATATGAAATCAAGAAGAACACATATAAAAAGGGAGAGaaagataataataataataataataataataataataataataataataaagaaaATTTCTAGATAAATATGTAAAAAAAACGGCCCAGAAGAAGGCCCTTCCGTGCGGATGCGCTCTCGCTGCGGCCAACAACCCCGACTGGGCCGGCCGTCGCTGCATCCCCTTCCGCCGCCCCAACAACCCTGTATTCCAACGCGTGCgttctgtctctctctctctctcgctcgctcTCCGACGACTGGTGGACCGCCGCCCTAAGCCAGGTGCTGAGGCTTTCGTTGGtctcttcgccggcgacgagcacccacCAGGTACTCCCTTCTCACCCCTTCATGCTGTGCGAAGCTGAGCACCGAAACGCTAACCTAAAGCTATTTAGCTATCTGGAAATGTAAAATATTGGGTGTACATGTGACCATGTCCCTTTACTGGATCCGCTCCCTGCTTCAGAAAGCTACTCGTTTGATCGATCATCAGAGCAGTTAAATCGCAAAAGATGAAGTTGTCCAAGAATACGGGTTACAGTTTCACTGTCGTGAATCCAAAAACAACACTGAATGAACAACGTTTCTGAAACTCTCAGACCAAAAACTGAATTCCTATTAGGAATGCGGGCATTTACAGGAAATAATTTGATGCAATATGACTAAAACAAAATTCCTGTGTTCCAAATGAATTCTTAAATTttgaagttttttgttttttgtttttccaTATTTTGGTCAATTAGTACTTTGTGTGCAACCTGAAAGGCTGGAACGAACCTTGAGATGTGACTCCTGCTGGTTATCTTGTTTTCTCAGGCTGGGAAACTTCGCTGACATATCCACCTGCACCACAGTAGTTCAGTAGAGCAGCCGTCTGAACCCACAGGCCGGTGATGGCAACTGCTCCTGTGACATCCTCCGCTACCGCGAACTCTGCTTGCATGCGGTTGCCTAGCATGCCCCTGAGGCTTGCACCGGCCACCATCTCCTTCCCCTCTCGTTGTACGCGTCCATTCTTGCCTCAATTCCTTAACCATCTCTGCTCTACTTATTTTAATTTATTCCTCTTGTTTTTGCTTCGTGCAGCATGGTCAGCCGCACTAACCTCATGCACTGGATTGTTGCGGCGCTCTGACGTGGTTGCCGCCGCAGGGCACCAGAAGTTGATGGGATCTTTGACCAGCAACGAGGGCCTCAGGTTTGGGGTGGTTTGTTGAGCATTACTTAACCGAAAAGCACCTATCCTTTGCTATAGAATTGATGGAATCGATGGAACCTTAGTGAACAAAAACCATTACTTACTGATATGCTTTTCTTTGGAAAAACAGTGCTTTCCTGCACTTTCATACCTTTTACCTCTGATTCTGAATGCACAATCCAATGACTGTTTGGTTCCTTATCTAATTGTAGGTTGTGGCACGGTTCAACGAGGTTGTGACAAACTTGTTACTGCAGGGTGCCCTTGAAACTTTTGAGCGATACTCTGTTAAAGCAGAAAATATAACAGTATGCATCTTCTTTCTTCTGGTTGGTTGAAGTTGTCCAGTGTCATACTGATGTTAAGGAATTTCTTGCAAGTAATTTTGACCTCATTGCTTTATCACAACTTTGAAAAACTAGTGGGCCTATTGAGTATACTTGTATACTTACGCTCCATCCTGATGGTTCTTTTTTATAAGGACCCATGAGCCATACAAAGAACTATCTTTGAATGGTTAATGTACTTGATAGGGTTGATTTTTTAACTTCTAAAGCCTTGTCCTTTGTTTATTCAATTGTGCACACTAAATATTCTGGAATAGTAGGAAATGTAGTTTGTCAGGGCCAATACATATCTTTAGTTATTTCCTTACTACCAACCTCAATTCTTATTGCCGCTATGATAATGACTGACAGATATCTAGTTCATTTCATGATTTTGTCTCTGAATTATTCTTATTTACATTTGATGAATGACATATAGAATTGTATATTTAATGTTAGGTAATCACTAGTAGTATTAATTTCCTTGAATTATTAAAAAATGTCTTAAAATCTGTAGCATAATATGCACTTGAATAGGAAAGCTGCTACCATATAAAATCTTTGTTACAAAAAGCATAAAGAAAACTGCACCATGTAGAATTTTACTCTTCATCTGCAAGCATGACTTCAAACAACGTCAGTGATGAGCTACACAGTTCTATACACTTCTAAAATGTTTCAGAAACTTCTGGAAAACGCAATTTTACTCGGATTCAAATTCTTCTTTAGGTTGTTATTGTTCCTGGAAGCTTTGAAGTTCCTATAACAGCACAAAAGCTTgggaaatctggaaaatttgatGCGATTCTGTGCATTGGAGCTGTGGTGAGTTGATTGCTTGATTAGTTTAATGGCACTTCTACATTACACATTTGAATTTTTATCGCTTTCTACTTCTCATTTGATGTTTTAGCATGTTGAGTATTGACCATTTAAGGGTTAATTTCCTAATAATATAAAAATTTAGATATATCGTCTCACATGTTACATTATGCGTCCCCATGAATCGTGCACATGAGGAATTACAAAGAAGATTAATGGGTCTGTGCTTTTGTAAACTATCCTCTGAACATCTTTTTGGAACTGATCAATCTTTAATTTTACATTGAGCTACGAAATGTTACATGCACCTGTCAATTAGAACTGAGAAAAAAACAAGGAACTCTAGAAGCCATTTAATGTTTCAATCTTTTTTTACTTGTGAAACCCTTTGATAGTGCATGGCTTCTGGGGATATCTTGTTCTTAACATGTCTTATCCATATGAAGTTTATAACATCTGTGAATGGTTGTATCAAATAGCATAGGTTTAGGTAACAATAACAATATTGTCTACCTAATTGTATTATTATGTGGCCCCTTTTATTCGCACTTATCATGATGCTCGTGTAGTAATATCAAATTGAACCTATACTTTACAAGATCAACATTTAGCAGTAGCTGGTTCATTTTAATTTTGGAAGTGTTCCTAAAAATGGTTTGCAGATTAGAGGTGACACAACCCATTATGATGCTGTTGCAAACTCAGCTGCATCAGGTGTACTCAATGCTGGATTATCTGCTGGTATGTTGTTTTCAGTTCTTCCTCTCATGTGTCATGCAGTAGAGTGCTTCCTGTCTCATCTGGGGTAATTCTAAGTATATTATTTTTCATCTAGCTTTTTGGTGTTAAAAAGGTTGTCTAGCTAGCAAGTTGAAATATTGAGCTCTTAAACATGTTCTGCAGGTATTGAGACTTTTTTTATATGTTTAATTGTTTCTCAGCGAATATGCATATAT contains:
- the LOC8063397 gene encoding 6,7-dimethyl-8-ribityllumazine synthase, chloroplastic, which gives rise to MATAPVTSSATANSACMRLPSMPLRLAPATISFPSRSWSAALTSCTGLLRRSDVVAAAGHQKLMGSLTSNEGLRFGVVVARFNEVVTNLLLQGALETFERYSVKAENITVVIVPGSFEVPITAQKLGKSGKFDAILCIGAVIRGDTTHYDAVANSAASGVLNAGLSAGVPCVFGVLTCEDMDQALNRAGGKAGNKGAEAALTAIEMASLFRHHLG